In Edaphobacter dinghuensis, a genomic segment contains:
- a CDS encoding TonB-dependent receptor, giving the protein MQPSSRRTWIASVLFGLRIVLCCVLSGVAAFAQSSAVNGHVMDNAGLPVEGAAVTITSYTTSETRSVTTNHDGYFLFPPIAPGNYVLRASAPSFAKFTLENIKLEVGSSRSVDVTLAPESQSQSIQVNATAPELVTDHPDRGNVIESEFVQNTPLNIRNPLQLVNFAQGVTAYSPESGNNDQSQAYTNTFRINGSKLSTTESLLDGAANTTLYDYNAIADVPQVDAIQEFKVLTTAYAPEWGRTSGGIVTFATKSGTNQLHGSVFEYLRNSTLDANSYNSDAAGLKKPHFQRNQFGYALGGPVILPRFYNGTNRTFFFSTFEGLRQSQAGSFLGTVPTALERKGDFSQTRDANGNLIVIYDPRSTMLDPTAPAGTTRYIRTPFQGNVIPSQFLDATGVNILSNYPSPNQPGQGLSSVNNYFSNATTASNQNIVNLRIDHRINDAHSIFARFNWFQRNNIYPDPYGNGLSYEPGSQRLPGYNIMGDHTWVLNANLVFEHHFTYAHQESNRTPESLGYNPTKLGFNNNVVAGLTALSFPVVTANRISSIGPEGGLETDFGTVYQYAAALSQLKGKHSLKYGFDFRYFPTGLNIAQEVSVTANSNFTGGPNPQAAVGDSGSGIADLLLGTGTVTSGYAPGFLYSHPYYAFYAQDDYHITPKLTLTYGLRYNLELPDKENKNQYVFLDLASPSPLNSKVSSLGNLTGGPGFVGTNGVGPRLQTAQKLNFDPRVGFAYRWNEQTVVRGGFGIFHAPPADLANASAGFAAATTSNPALANGVTPQFNQANPFPNGLTQPTGNSLGLNTLVGQSISGIPRQQKISYSEQWSLDIQRQLPGNFVVTLGYVGNNGLHLYTPVNYNQLPDADLSLGSKLLATVPNPFYGVITDRTSLLSAPTVQYGQLLRPHPQFQNMTATSSVGQSSYHAMQLSVEHRFSQGLALLFTYTHSKMMDDVGDYFVTAQAQDNNCIPCERSISQQDLPNVIRLSGQYELPFGHGKPLANQGWVSQAAGGFTLGAFFTYDDGAPIAVSSPNFSNSFGGGTSMRPNVTGLSTAVPGGRTMKNGSYYFNPAAFTPTPSFQFGNAPRYLANVRAPGTKNFDMLAAKKLFFTERYALDFRMEFFNAFNRVQFAGPNTSIASSSFGQIFLSQANTPREIQAGLRLSF; this is encoded by the coding sequence TTGCAACCTTCTTCTCGCCGCACATGGATCGCGTCTGTTCTCTTCGGTCTGCGCATAGTTCTATGTTGTGTCCTGTCAGGCGTTGCGGCCTTCGCGCAGAGCAGCGCTGTTAACGGTCACGTCATGGATAATGCCGGCCTCCCCGTCGAAGGCGCGGCCGTCACAATCACCAGCTATACCACCAGCGAGACGCGCTCAGTCACAACGAACCACGATGGCTACTTCCTCTTTCCCCCCATCGCACCGGGCAACTATGTGCTGCGCGCTTCGGCCCCGAGCTTCGCAAAGTTCACTCTCGAAAATATCAAGCTCGAGGTTGGCAGCTCCCGCTCGGTCGACGTCACACTCGCGCCCGAGAGCCAGTCACAGAGCATCCAGGTCAACGCCACTGCACCCGAGCTTGTCACCGATCATCCCGATCGTGGCAATGTGATCGAGAGTGAGTTTGTACAGAACACACCGTTGAATATCCGCAATCCGCTGCAATTGGTAAATTTTGCACAAGGCGTCACCGCCTATAGCCCAGAGTCCGGCAATAACGACCAGAGCCAGGCATATACCAATACCTTCCGGATCAACGGTAGCAAGCTCTCTACCACTGAAAGTCTCTTAGATGGTGCAGCAAACACCACACTGTATGACTACAACGCCATCGCCGATGTTCCGCAGGTTGACGCCATACAGGAGTTCAAAGTGTTGACCACCGCCTACGCACCCGAGTGGGGGCGCACCAGCGGAGGTATCGTCACCTTTGCCACCAAGTCCGGCACCAATCAGCTCCATGGCAGCGTCTTCGAGTATCTGCGCAACAGTACGCTCGATGCCAACAGCTACAACTCCGATGCCGCTGGTCTCAAAAAACCGCACTTCCAGCGCAACCAGTTCGGCTATGCGCTCGGCGGTCCGGTCATTCTGCCGCGTTTTTACAACGGCACCAACCGCACCTTTTTCTTCTCGACCTTCGAGGGGCTGCGTCAAAGCCAGGCTGGCAGCTTTCTCGGCACCGTACCCACCGCGCTTGAGCGCAAGGGAGACTTCTCTCAGACCCGCGATGCTAACGGTAACCTGATTGTCATCTACGATCCGCGTTCGACCATGCTTGACCCTACTGCTCCTGCTGGCACGACGCGCTACATTCGTACGCCTTTTCAGGGCAACGTCATTCCCTCGCAGTTCCTTGATGCGACAGGAGTCAACATCCTCTCGAACTATCCATCTCCCAACCAGCCCGGACAGGGGCTCAGTTCGGTGAATAATTATTTTTCAAACGCGACGACAGCGAGCAACCAGAACATCGTCAACCTGCGCATCGACCATCGCATCAATGACGCGCACTCGATCTTCGCCCGCTTCAACTGGTTTCAGCGTAACAACATCTATCCTGACCCTTACGGCAACGGCCTTTCATACGAGCCCGGCAGCCAGCGACTCCCCGGCTACAACATTATGGGCGACCATACCTGGGTGCTGAATGCCAATCTCGTCTTCGAACATCACTTCACCTATGCTCACCAGGAATCGAACCGCACGCCAGAGTCGCTTGGATATAACCCGACCAAGCTCGGTTTCAACAACAATGTAGTTGCAGGTCTCACAGCGCTCAGCTTCCCTGTAGTTACAGCGAACCGTATCAGCAGCATCGGCCCCGAAGGTGGTCTCGAGACCGACTTCGGTACTGTTTACCAGTACGCCGCCGCGCTCTCACAGCTCAAAGGCAAACACTCGCTGAAGTATGGCTTCGACTTCCGCTACTTCCCCACCGGACTGAACATTGCGCAAGAGGTTTCGGTCACAGCGAACAGCAACTTCACTGGCGGCCCTAATCCACAAGCGGCCGTAGGCGATTCAGGCTCAGGTATCGCAGATCTACTACTAGGCACAGGTACGGTTACAAGCGGCTACGCACCCGGTTTTCTTTACAGCCATCCGTACTACGCCTTCTACGCGCAGGATGACTACCACATCACGCCGAAGCTGACTCTCACCTACGGCCTGCGCTATAACCTCGAATTGCCCGATAAAGAGAACAAGAACCAATACGTCTTTCTTGATCTGGCATCGCCATCGCCACTCAACTCAAAGGTCAGCTCGCTTGGCAATCTCACCGGCGGTCCGGGCTTCGTTGGCACTAACGGCGTAGGTCCGCGCCTGCAGACTGCACAGAAATTAAACTTCGACCCGCGCGTCGGTTTCGCATATCGCTGGAACGAACAGACAGTAGTACGCGGAGGTTTCGGAATCTTTCATGCGCCGCCCGCGGATCTCGCCAATGCGAGTGCAGGCTTCGCAGCCGCTACTACATCGAACCCGGCACTCGCTAACGGTGTCACTCCACAGTTCAACCAGGCCAATCCTTTCCCCAACGGGCTTACGCAGCCAACTGGAAATTCGCTCGGGCTGAATACGCTCGTCGGACAAAGCATCTCCGGTATTCCGCGCCAACAGAAGATCAGCTACAGCGAGCAGTGGTCGCTCGATATACAGCGGCAACTGCCCGGCAACTTTGTCGTGACGCTCGGCTACGTCGGCAACAACGGCCTGCATCTATATACGCCGGTCAACTACAACCAGCTTCCCGACGCAGATCTCTCGCTCGGCTCCAAGCTCCTTGCCACCGTGCCGAACCCCTTCTACGGAGTCATCACGGACCGCACCTCATTGCTGAGCGCGCCAACAGTGCAATATGGTCAACTGCTGCGACCACATCCGCAATTCCAAAATATGACCGCGACGTCGAGTGTTGGTCAGTCGTCGTATCACGCAATGCAACTCTCAGTGGAACACCGCTTCTCCCAGGGCCTCGCTCTTCTGTTCACCTACACGCATAGCAAAATGATGGATGACGTCGGCGACTACTTTGTCACCGCGCAAGCGCAGGACAATAACTGCATTCCCTGTGAGCGCTCGATCTCACAGCAAGACCTGCCCAACGTTATCCGCCTGAGCGGTCAGTACGAGCTTCCCTTCGGCCACGGCAAACCCCTCGCCAACCAAGGATGGGTTAGTCAGGCCGCGGGTGGATTCACCCTAGGCGCGTTCTTCACCTACGATGATGGTGCACCAATCGCTGTCTCGAGTCCCAACTTCTCGAACTCTTTTGGGGGTGGCACATCAATGCGTCCCAATGTCACGGGCCTTTCGACTGCAGTACCTGGCGGACGCACCATGAAGAATGGCAGCTACTACTTCAACCCCGCTGCCTTTACTCCGACACCATCGTTCCAGTTCGGTAACGCGCCGCGTTATCTGGCCAACGTACGCGCCCCGGGCACGAAGAACTTCGATATGCTCGCAGCCAAAAAACTCTTCTTCACAGAGCGATATGCGCTGGACTTCCGTATGGAGTTTTTCAACGCCTTCAACCGCGTCCAGTTCGCCGGACCAAATACAAGCATCGCATCGTCGAGCTTCGGTCAGATTTTCCTGAGCCAGGCCAACACACCGCGAGAGATACAGGCAGGACTTCGCCTCAGTTTCTAG
- a CDS encoding PD40 domain-containing protein yields MIRHGEVDAQMQRILESSIFVSAARSRQFLEFCVGRAMRGETSDLKETTIAIEVFLRAADYDPKVDPIVRVHARRVREKLDQYYRTTGVNDPIRINLPKGGYVPQILRTLPIRRTEFADWGEQLPDERLASLYDCRASSMHHLATSARVAEPALRKLKLMTGVIFAALVGFAIVWIWWGQRHVAAASFNALSPVDLFAGNTTDSSWSPDGKWLAAAMIPRGEDTSHIYIQNVRNETPPVRLTEGSLSETRPVWSPDNHEIAFVRRIDISHFEIVRFNLATRALSVVGRFVSYWPILEDHPALDWSPDGRSLLTTEQPIAGNPMRIVLVSIATGERTFVTSPPVNSSGDIDAKFSPDGRWIAFRRGGLGDLYVVSVEGEQVKPATRLTFDTKGVRGIAWIDHGRSILYGTQRSETEPYGLWKIAKDGGMPQPVTPADFDAINPAVSPSGALVFEHRQLVTELMEQPIATGGDAHLLLTSDKSDSSPAYSPDGKSIAFVSTRTGWGELWLYRTGSSAPVQLTHFRGEGLVFIPSWAPDGGSLAFSFRKDGATNIMVYNLASGSMRTLTETRHRDFNPVYSADGRYLFYSSNDDGTSRIWRMHADGTGRAEPLFVEAVSSFLPSSDGRWLYFIEQDAQLSLWRRSLIDGSTEQIFHVAGRATFVDNLAIAGNRVYLAVSQSDLSVSDLFEIDSTAKHAHVVAHLRDLPPLSESGIAGFSISPDGRTLIVDHTRHYATELYEVKQGLTMPGEQYGD; encoded by the coding sequence ATGATCCGACATGGCGAAGTTGACGCTCAGATGCAGCGCATTCTGGAGTCGTCGATCTTCGTTAGTGCTGCACGGTCAAGACAGTTTCTTGAGTTCTGCGTTGGGCGCGCGATGCGTGGCGAGACCTCCGATCTAAAGGAGACGACGATTGCCATTGAGGTCTTCCTGCGCGCGGCGGATTACGATCCAAAGGTCGACCCCATCGTACGTGTGCATGCGCGACGAGTGCGCGAAAAGCTTGATCAGTACTATCGCACAACCGGTGTAAACGACCCGATCAGGATTAACCTGCCTAAAGGCGGCTATGTTCCGCAGATTCTTCGAACGCTTCCCATTCGCAGAACCGAGTTCGCAGATTGGGGAGAGCAGCTTCCGGACGAACGTCTAGCATCTCTCTATGATTGCAGAGCCTCCTCGATGCATCATCTTGCGACCAGCGCACGAGTTGCCGAGCCTGCATTACGAAAACTAAAGTTAATGACCGGCGTAATCTTTGCCGCTCTGGTGGGCTTTGCCATCGTCTGGATATGGTGGGGACAACGGCACGTTGCCGCCGCATCATTCAACGCCTTGAGCCCCGTCGATCTCTTTGCCGGAAACACGACCGATTCTTCGTGGTCGCCTGACGGCAAATGGTTGGCAGCGGCCATGATTCCGCGCGGTGAAGATACGTCGCACATATACATTCAGAATGTACGCAACGAAACTCCGCCCGTGCGCCTGACCGAAGGTTCACTTTCGGAGACGAGGCCAGTGTGGTCGCCTGATAACCACGAGATCGCTTTCGTACGTCGCATCGACATTTCGCACTTCGAGATTGTGCGCTTCAACCTCGCGACCAGGGCCCTGAGCGTCGTGGGCAGATTCGTCTCTTACTGGCCAATTCTCGAGGATCATCCTGCGCTCGACTGGTCACCGGATGGCCGGTCTTTGCTGACCACGGAGCAACCCATTGCAGGCAATCCGATGCGTATCGTGTTGGTCTCGATCGCGACAGGCGAGCGTACCTTCGTCACCTCGCCGCCGGTAAACTCAAGTGGAGATATCGATGCGAAGTTCTCGCCCGACGGTCGATGGATTGCATTTCGGCGCGGCGGCCTCGGCGATCTCTACGTGGTCTCGGTCGAAGGCGAGCAGGTAAAACCCGCGACACGACTAACCTTCGATACCAAAGGGGTACGTGGCATTGCATGGATCGATCATGGCCGTTCCATCCTCTACGGTACCCAGCGAAGTGAGACTGAACCTTATGGGCTATGGAAGATTGCCAAAGATGGCGGTATGCCGCAGCCAGTGACGCCGGCTGACTTCGACGCCATCAATCCAGCAGTTTCTCCTAGCGGTGCGCTGGTCTTTGAACATAGGCAGCTAGTCACGGAATTGATGGAGCAGCCAATCGCGACAGGTGGTGATGCACATCTGTTGTTGACATCGGATAAGTCCGACTCCTCCCCCGCCTACTCTCCAGATGGAAAATCCATTGCATTTGTCAGCACACGCACGGGATGGGGTGAACTCTGGCTCTATCGCACAGGCTCGAGCGCGCCGGTACAGTTGACACACTTTCGCGGCGAAGGCCTGGTTTTCATCCCCTCCTGGGCACCTGACGGCGGTTCACTCGCATTCAGCTTTCGCAAAGATGGCGCCACGAACATCATGGTGTATAACCTCGCCAGTGGCAGCATGCGTACACTCACCGAGACGCGCCATCGCGACTTCAATCCTGTTTACAGCGCTGATGGCAGGTATCTCTTTTACTCATCAAACGACGACGGCACATCGCGGATATGGCGCATGCATGCCGACGGTACGGGCCGAGCCGAACCGTTGTTCGTCGAGGCAGTATCGAGCTTTCTTCCATCGAGCGACGGGCGCTGGCTCTACTTCATCGAGCAGGACGCACAGCTTTCACTCTGGCGCAGAAGCCTTATCGATGGCTCGACCGAGCAGATCTTTCATGTTGCCGGCCGCGCGACCTTTGTGGATAATCTTGCGATTGCTGGCAATCGCGTGTATCTCGCGGTGTCACAGAGCGACCTGTCTGTCTCAGACCTCTTCGAGATCGACTCTACTGCGAAGCATGCCCACGTCGTTGCTCATCTGCGCGATCTTCCTCCGCTTTCCGAGTCCGGAATAGCCGGCTTCTCGATCAGCCCGGACGGGCGCACGCTGATTGTCGATCACACGAGACACTACGCGACCGAACTGTATGAGGTAAAGCAAGGCCTAACCATGCCTGGAGAACAATACGGCGATTGA